A region of Pan troglodytes isolate AG18354 chromosome 23, NHGRI_mPanTro3-v2.0_pri, whole genome shotgun sequence DNA encodes the following proteins:
- the LOC112206738 gene encoding putative POM121-like protein 1, translating to MDSLWGPGAGSHPFGVHNTRLSPDLCPGKIVLRALKESGAGMPEQDKDPRVQENPGDQRRVPEVTGDARSTFQPLRDNGGLSPFVPRPGPLQTDLHAQRSEIRYKQTSQTSWTSSCTNRNAISSSYSSTGGLPGLKRRRGPASSHCQLTLSSSKTVSEDRPQAVSSGHTQCEKAADIAPGQTLALRNDSSTSEASRPSTHKFPLLPRRRGEPLMLPPPLELGYRVTVEDLDREKEAAFQRINSALQVEDKAISDCRPSRPSHTLSSLATGASGLPAVSKAPSMDAQQETHKSQDCLGLLAPLASAAEVPSTAPMSGKKHRPPGPLFSSSDPLPATSSHSQDSAQVTSLIPAPFPAASMDAGMRRTRRGTSAPAAAAAAPPPSTLNPTLGSLLEWMEGLHISGPQPQLQQVPRGQNQRSQTSWTSSCPKRKAISSPYSSTGGLPELKRKRGQPHPTAS from the coding sequence ATGGACTCTCTGTGGGGCCCAGGAGCCGGGAGTCACCCCTTTGGGGTCCACAACACCCGGCTGTCCCCAGACTTGTGTCCAGGGAAGATAGTGTTGAGGGCCCTCAAGGAGAGTGGGGCAGGGATGCCTGAGCAGGACAAGGACCCTAGAGTCCAAGAGAATCCTGGTGATCAGAGAAGGGTCCCCGAGGTCACCGGGGATGCACGGTCTACATTTCAGCCCCTGCGGGACAATGGAGGCCTCTCTCCCTTTGTGCCCAGGCCCGGGCCTCTGCAGACAGACCTCCATGCCCAGAGGTCAGAAATCAGATATAAGCAGACATCCCAGACCTCCTGGACGAGCTCCTGCACCAACCGAAATGCCATCTCCAGCTCCTACAGCTCCACGGGAGGCTTGCCGGGGCTAAAGCGGAGGAGGGGGCCAGCCTCATCCCACTGCCAGCTGACCCTCAGTTCCTCAAAGACAGTGAGTGAGGACAGGCCTCAGGCTGTCTCTTCAGGTCACACCCAGTGTGAAAAGGCAGCAGATATAGCACCAGGGCAGACACTCGCCCTCAGGAATGACTCCTCCACATCTGAGGCCTCTAGGCCCAGTACACACAAGTTTCCCCTGCTGCCACGCAGGCGAGGGGAGCCTTTGATGCTGCCACCTCCCTTAGAGCTGGGGTACCGGGTCACTGTTGAAGACCTGGACCGGGAGAAGGAGGCGGCCTTCCAGCGCATCAACAGTGCACTGCAGGTTGAGGACAAGGCCATCTCGGACTGCAGACCCTCACGGCCTTCCCACACTTTGTCCTCACTTGCAACAGGGGCTTCTGGTCTGCCTGCCGTTTCTAAAGCACCCAGTATGGATGCACAGCAGGAGACACACAAGTCCCAAGACTGCCTGGGCCTACTGGCCCCCTTAGCATCTGCTGCAGAGGTCCCCTCTACAGCTCCCATGTCTGGGAAGAAGCACAGACCACCAGGCCCCCTGTTCTCCTCCTCAGATCCCCTTCCTGCCACCTCTTCCCATTCCCAGGACTCAGCCCAGGTCACCTCGCTGATTCCTGCCCCCTTCCCAGCTGCAAGCATGGATGCGGGCATGAGAAGAACAAGGCGTGGCACTTCTGCTCCTGCAGCTGCCGCAGCAGCCCCTCCCCCCTCCACACTGAACCCCACGTTGGGGTCACTACTGGAGTGGATGGAGGGCCTTCACATTTCTGGGCCTCAGCCACAGCTGCAGCAGGTGCCCAGAGGTCAGAACCAGAGATCCCAGACCTCCTGGACCAGCTCGTGCCCCAAACGAAAGGCCATCTCGAGCCCCTACAGCTCTACGGGAGGCCTCCCGGAACTAAAGCGGAAGAGGGGCCAGCCTCATCCCACTGCCAGCTGA